The Streptomyces sp. TLI_105 DNA segment TTGGCGACGTACGAGTCGATCAGCTGCGCCTGCTGCTGGGCCTCGTCGTTGTGGGCGTAGAGGAAGTTGATGTTGTCCTTGGCCGCGGCCTGCTTCGCGCCCTTCTGGACGATGTCCCAGAAGGTGTCGCCGTCGCCCGAGTGGGTCACCATCGCGAAGGTCCACCGGGGGGTGTCGACGGCCGCCCTGCCCTGGGCCTCGGCGGCCTTGCGTGCGTCCTCCGCCCGCTTTCCGCCGGTGCTGCTGCACCCGGCGAGCGCCGCGGTGAGTGCGAGGGCGAGCACGGCGCCGACTGCGGCGCGTACCCCTCCTGTCCGAAGCCTGGTCACGAGGCCGTGCCCTCCTTTGTGTCCTTCTGCGTGCATTGCAGTATCGGTCATGCGGGTCGTGGCGCTCGTCAGGGGGTTGCCCCGGGTCACGGAGCCGGTCCGCGGACCTGGTTCACGGGCGGACCATCAGCTGGAACTCGAAGGAGTAGCGGGTGGCCCGGTACAGGTGGGAGCCGTACTCGACGGCGCGTCCGGTGTCGTCGAAGGTGACGCGCTCCATGGTGAGCAGCGGCGCGCCCTCCGGCTCGTCGAGGAGCGCGGCCTCCTCGGCGGTCGCGGCGCGGGCGCCGACGGCCTGGCGGGCGCTGTGCAGGGTGAGCGCGGCGGAGCGGAGCACGCTGTAGAGGCCGGTGGTCTCCAGGCGTTCGGTGTCGGGGTCGACGAGTCCCGCGGGCAGGTGGTTGCGGAGGTACGCCATCGGCTCGCCGTGCGCGGTGCGGAGCCGTTCGAGGTAGTGGACCTCGGTGCCCTCGGGCAGGCCGAGGGCGACCGCGACCGGTCCTGCGGCGGGTTCGAGCCGGTTGACCAGGACCCGGGTGGCGGGGCGCTGTCCGGCGGCGGCGAGGTCGTCGTAGAGGCTGCTGAGCTCCATGGGGCGGCGGACCCTGCTGTGCAGGACCTGGGTGCCGACGCCGCGGCGGCGGACCAGGAGGCCCTTGTCGACGAGGGACTGGATGGCCTGGCGGACGGTGGGCCGGGAGAGGCCCAGGCGGGTGGCGAGGTCGATCTCGTTGCCGAGGAGGGTGCCCGGGGCGAGCGTCCCGTTCTCCACGGCGCTCTCCAGCTGCTGGGCGAGCTGGAAGTAGAGCGGGACCGGACTGGTGCGGTCCACGGAGAGCGGGGGCAGGGGGGAGCCGGACTGCTTGGGCACGGGGCGAGCGTAGCCCGGGGCCGCTGAGGACCGGAAGCTGATGACGGGAAGTCGTGACGTCCGGTTGTCCTGACAAATCCTTGACAGTCGGGCCGCCCGCCTCCACGGTGGGGCCATGCGCATCGGACTGATCGGTACGGGACGGATCGGGAGTTTCCACGCGGGGGTGCTGGCCCGGCATCCGGAGGTCGAATCGCTGGTCCTGGCGGACGCGGACGCCGGCCGGGCGGCCGGGGTGGCGGGGGCGCTCGGCGCGGAGGCGGCGCCGGACGTGGACGCGCTGCTCGGGCAGGCCCTGGACGCCGTGGTGATCGCCTCGGCGACGGCCGCGCACGCGGAGCTGATCGCCCGCGCCGCCCGGGCGGGCCTGCCGGCCTTCTGCGAGAAGCCGATCGCCCTGGACGTGCCGAGGACGCTGAGGGCGCTCGACGCGGTGGCGGAGGCGGGCACGGTGCTCCAGCTGGGATTCATGCGCCGCTTCGACGCGGGGTACCGGGCGGCGCGCGAGGCCGTGCGGTCGGGGCGGCTCGGCCGGCTGCACACCGTGCGGGCGGTCACCTCCGACCCGGAGCCGCCGCCCGCCGCGTACCTGCCGCTCTCCGGCGGCCTCTTCCGCGACTGTCTCGTGCACGACTTCGACATCGTCCGCTGGGTGACCGGGCGGGAGGTCGTCGAGGTGTACGCGACGGGCTCGGACACCGGTCCGGCGATGTTCCGGGAGGCCGGCGACGTCGACACGGCCGCGGCCGTGCTCACCCTGGACGACGGCATGCTGGTGACGGCGACCGCGACCCGGTGCAACGGCGCCGGGTACGACGTCCGCATGGAGCTGGCGGGCGAGCGGGACCAGATCGTGGTGGGCCTGGACGACCGGACCCCGCTCGCCTCGGTGGAGCCGCAGGGCCCGCCCGCCCCGGGCAAGCCCTGGCCCGGCTTCCTGGAGCGGTTCGCCCCCGCGTACGAGGCGGAGCTGGACGCCTTCGTACGGCTGGTGCGCGGCGAGGCGCCCAACCCCTGCGACGGCCGGGAGGCCCTGGCGGCGCTCCGGATCGCCGAGGCGTGCGAGCGCTCGCGACGGGAGCGGGGGCCGGTCCGGCTCGCCGGGGTGGGTGAGCCGGCCGGGGGCGACGGGGCCGGATCAGCCGGCTGACAGCACCGTGCCCTGGGCCACCGCGCACAGCGTCTCGGCGCCCTGCTCGTCGACGGTCGACAGGTCGCAGCGCACCACCGCCTGCCGCCGCCCGGCGTGGACCACCTCCGCCCGGGCACGCAGCACGCCGCCCGTCGCGGGCCGGACGTACTGGATGGAGAACCCGGCCGTCAGCACGGCCGCGCCGAGCTCGGCGCCCGCGGCGAAAGTGATCGCGTTGTCCGCCGCGTACGAGAGCACCCCGCCGTGCAGGAAGCCGTTCTGCTGTCTCAGCTCGTCGCGACGGTCCAGCTCCAGGACCGCTCGGCCCGCGCCGAATTCGGTGAGGCGGGCGCCGACGAGCCGGCTGAACGGCTGCGCGTCGAGGACCTTCCGGGCGAGGTCGAGGTCGAGGGCGGGGGTCTGGTCGCTCAAGGGTTCACCACCGAACGGGGAGATGACGGGTGCCGCGCATGAGCATGCCGGGCAGCCAGTCCAACGCGCCGGGATCCGTGTCGAGTTCCAGCCCCGGGAAACGGTCGAGGACCGTCCGGAGCGCGACCTGCGCCTCCAGGCGGGCGAGCGGGGCGCCCAGGCAGTAGTGGACGCCGTGCCCGAAGGCGAGATGGCCGCGCGTGTCGCGGGTGATGTCGAAGCGGTCCGGGTCGGGGAAGCGCTCGGGGTCGCGGCCGCTGGAGGCGAGCGAGACGAGGACCGGTTCGTACGCGGGGATCACCGTCTCCCCGAAACCGACGGCCTCCCGGCTGAACCGGTACGTGGCCGTCTCCACCGGCCCCTCCCAGCGCAGCGTCTCCTCGATCAGGCCGTCCAGCAGGCCCGGGTCGGCCCTGAGCGCGGAGAGCTGCTCGGGGTGGGTGAGCAGCGCCCGTACCGCGTTGGCGATGAGGTTCACGGTGGTCTCGTGGCCCGCGAGCAACAGGAGGTAGGCGAGTCCGCGCAGTTCGGGCAGGGAGAGCCGGTCGCCGTCCTCGGCGCGGGCGGCGATCAGCGCGGACAGCAGATCGTCGGTGGGTCCGGCGGCCCGCTTGTCCTCGACGAGTTCGCCGAGGTAGGCGGCGAGGCTCTCGATCGCCTCCCGCTCGGGTTCCGCGCCGCTGGGCGCGACGATCTCGTTCGACCAGCGGCGGAAGGAGTCGCGGTCGGCGGCCGGTACGCCGAGGAGTTCGCAGATGACGGTGATGGGCAGCGGGAACGCGAGGGCGTCGACGAGATCGGCGCGCCCGGCCGGCTCCATGGCGTCGAGGAGCTCGTCGGTGAGCCGCTGGACACGGGGGCGCAGCGACTCGACGCGCCGACCGGTGAACTCCCCGGCGATCAGCCGGCGTATCCGCGTGTGGTCGGGCGGGTCGAGGATCAGCAGGTTGGGGCCGATGAGCTCCTCGTCGAGCATGGTCGTCCCGAGCACGGACGGCGACTTGGACAGTCTCGGGTCGTTGAGCGCGGCCCGCGCCTCCTCGTGACCGACGACCAGCCAGACCGTGGCCCCGTCGGGTGTGCGCACCTGGTGGACCGGACCGGCCTCGCGCAGTTTCTCGTAGTACGGATAAGGGTTCGCGGTGAAATCCGCGCCGTACTCCCCCAGATCGATGACGGACATCGTCCGACCCTAGACCTCGTCCTCGCCCTCCGACAGCCCGGCATCGTGCACCAGGAGCGCGATCTGGACACGGTTGTTGAGGCCGAGTTTGGCCAGGATCCGCGAGACGTGCGTCTTCACGGTCGGCACGCTCATGTAGAGGGCGGCGGCGATCTCGGCGTTGGACCGGCCTCGGCCGACGGCCAACGCCACCTCCCGTTCCCGCTCGGCCAGTTCGGCGAGCCGTTCGGCGGCGACGGTACGGCGGGTCCTCTCAGGAGGCTCCGCGGGATCCGGCTGCCCGGCGACGTGGGTCATCAACTGGCGGGTGACGGCCGGCGAGAGGACGGGGTCGCCCGCGGCGACCCGGCGGACGGCGGCGACGATCTCCGCGGGCGGGGTGTCCTTGAGGACGAAACCGGCGGCACCGGCCCGCAGGGCGCGCAGCACCTGCTCGTCGGCGTGGAAGGTGGTGAGGACGACGACCTCGGGGGCCCCGGGGCCGACGCGGAGCCGCTCGGTGGCGGTGAGGCCGTCCACGTGGGGCATGCGGATGTCCATGAGGACGACGTCCGGGGCGTGCCGGGCGACGAGTTCGGGGACGTCCCGGCCGTCGGCGCCCTCGCCGACGATCTCGAGGTCGTCGGCGCCGCCGAGCATGAGGGCGAGGCCCGCGCGGACCAGGGGGTCGTCGTCGACGATGATCAGCCGGATGGTCATGGGGGCCACGGTAGCCGCGCGCACGGCGGGATCGACCGGAAGCTCATGCCGGCCACGGTAGCCAGGCGTGCAGGGCGAAACCGCCGTCGGGGGCCGGGCCGTGCTCCAGCCGGCCGCCGGCGAGGGCGGCGCGTTCGGTGAGGCCGATGAGGCCCTGGCCGGAGCCGGGGACGTGGGGCACCGGGCCCGCGGGGGCCGGGTTGTGGATGTCGACGGTGAGGCCTTCGCCGGGCCGGCCGCGCACGGTGACGGTGACGGTGGTGCCGGGGGCGTGCTTGCGGGCGTTGGTGAGGGCCTCCTGCGCGATGCGGTAGACGGTGCGGCCGGTGGCGGCGGGCACCACGGCCGGGTCGTCGACGGTGGTGTCGAGGACGACCTCCGTACCGGCCTCGCGGGACTCGTCGACCAGTGCGTCGAGGGTGGCGAGGGTGGGCTGGGGCCGGTCGCCGTCGCCGTTCTCGCCGGGGGCGCGCAGGACGCCGATGATCTCGCGGAGGTCCTGGAGGGCTTCGTGGGCGCTGTCGCGGATGACTCCGGCGGCGCGGGCGATCTGCTCGGGCGGGGCGTCCGGCCGGAACTCCAGGGCTCCGGCGTGCACGCTCAGCAGGGTGAGCCGGTGGGCGAGCACGTCGTGCATCTCGCGGGCGATGGCCTCGCGGGCGAGCCGCTGGGCCTGGGCGGCGCGCAGTTCGGCCTCTGCCTCGGCGCGGCGGGCCCGCTCCCTGAGTGCTTCGACGAGCTGGCGCCGGGAGCGGACGAGCATGCCCCAGGCGGTGACGAGGAGGATGAGGATGAAGCCGAGGGCGACGGAGAGACCGGCGTTGGTGGTGGGGTCGGGGCGGACGAAGACCTGGGCGGCGGAGGTGGCGACGGCGAGCGCGCCGATCCAGGCGATCTCGCGGAACGGGCGGCGCACGGCGACGCTGAACAGGCTCGCGAGGAGGGCCCCGGCGGCGACCGGGGCCACGAGGTTCGCCAGGGAGAGGGCGACGGCGAGCCCGACGGGCCACCGTCGGCGCAGCCAGAGGGCGCAGCAGGCGGCGGCACCGGCCAGTTGGTCGAGGAGGGTGACGGTCTCGCTGGTGTACTGCGCGCTGGCGTCGGCGGCGAGCAGGCCGACGAACGCGGCGAGGAGGAACAGGGCGGTGTCCACGGCCCAGTCGCGGGCGGTACGGCGGGGCCGGGCCGCCCCGCTCCCGCCCGGTTCGACCAGGTGGGAGGGGAGCAGCCAACGCTGCCGGTCCGTACGAGTCATGTCCGCAAATGTACGCAGGCCGGGCGCGTGCCGGCGGTCGTACGGGCCGTCGGGCTACCGGAGTCGGCGAGGTCGATACTTTGGTATCGACCTCGATGGACGAACGGCGGACGCGGCCGGTCGGCCCTCCCCTCCATGATCGGATCATGAAGGGATTTCTTGAGGGTTTCGGGGCCTTGCTGCTGGTGTCCGGCATCGCCGGAGTGATCCGTGAGCTGACCGACGGCTGGTTCAGGTTCCTGGGTCTGACCCGGTTCCTCACGGAGAACGTGTGGTTCCTGCAGGGCCGGGAGCTGTTCGCGAACATCGTGATCGCGGTCCTCGGGCTGGTCCTCGCGATCGCGGGGAGCCGAAGAGCCGAGGCCTGAGCCCCCGCGGGGTCAGGTGCTCGCCGCGTTGAGGCGGGTGACCTCGGCGAGGTGCTCGGCCATGCGGTGGGACACGGAGCCGCTGGTGTAGATGACGCCGCCGATGACGGCCACGGGCACGGACGCGCCGAGAACGGCGAGGAGTTCGGGCCAGTCGCGCTCGTTGACGCAGCGGCTGTCGCTGTTGTGGAGGTTCTCGCTGGTGAACCGGGAGGTGCACTCGCGGCCGCGCTCACCGGTCTCGTAGGGCGTGAAGAGGAGCACCGCGAGCCAGATCCACAGGAGCACGGCCACGGCGAGGAGTCCGAGACCCCATGCCCGGGTGCGTCGGGCACGGGCGCGGAACGCATTGTCGTACACGAGTGAACGCATGGTCGAAGAACCTACCCGGCGTCCTTGTCGGCCGTGCGGCGGCCCCAGCTCGTCCCCGCGAGGACCAGTACGGCACCCGCGAGGCCGAGGGCGCCGGGACGGTCGCCGGCGAGGGCGATGCCCGCGGCGGCGGCCCAGAGCGGCTCCGTGCCGAGCAGGAGGCTGACCCGGGAGGGCGAGGTGCGGCGGACGGCCCACATCTGCACGAAGAAGGCGAAGAGCGTGCAGAAGACGGAGAGGAAGAGGAGCCCGGCCCACTCGCGCGGGCCGAAGTCGAGGGCGACGGCCCAGGGCGAGGCGCCGGTGCCGGGGAGGGCGGCGATGACGGCGAACACGGCGACGGCGGAGCCGAGCTGGACGGTGGTGAGGGAGAGCGAGTCGGCCGACCGGACCGCCTTGATCCGGGACATGGCCAGGACGTGGACGGTGCGGGCGAGGGCGGCGAGCAGCATGAGCAGATCGCCGAGGGAGGGGGCGGTGAAGCCTCCGCCCTGGGTCAGCAGGACGACACCGGTGACGGAGAGCGCGGCGGCGGCGAGGAAGGCGCGGGGTGGGAGGGCCCGGGTGACGGCGGCCTCGGCGAGGGGGGTGAAGATCATGGTGAGGCTGATGATCAGGCCCGCGTTGGTGGCGGAGGTGTGGACGACGCCGTACGTCTCCAGGAGGAAGATCCCGCTGAGGATCAGCCCGAGGGTCGCGGCGCCGCGCCACTGGGCCGCGCTCAGGGCCCGGAGCCTGCTCCACCCGGCGGCGACGAGGACGGGCAGCACCACGGCGAACCGCAGCACGAGGACCGCGATGACGGTGTGGCCGGTGGTGATGCCCTTGGCCGCGAGATAACTGGCGCCCCAGACGAGGGCGACGAGCAGGACGGGCAGGTCGGTGAGCCAGGCACGACGCGGGGCGCCGAGGGACACGGGTGCGGCGATCGAGGACATCGCGAGCCGGTTCTCCCACTCTTCTGACGGGGTGGAGACTTCGACGGCTCGCACTCGGAGCGATCACCGTACCCGGACAGGCCCGTGGCGGCTACACCTTTCCTTCGGCCCGACTCGGCGGCTCTGGTCAGTGACTCCCGTACGTGGGGCGGCCGGCCAGTTCGTACGTGTGGAGGGCGACGCCCGCGGCGGTGGTGCGCGCGTCGGTGAGGCGGAAGGCGGTGGGGCGGGCGAAGAGCTCGGTGATGCGCCGTCCGAAGTCCTCGTCGCCGAACGGCACGGACCAGCCGCCGTGCTGGAAGCCGTCGCCGGGGTCCTCCTCGGGGCCTCCGGGGGCCTGGATGACGCCGTCGAGGGTGAGGAACCGGGGGAGGCTGAGGGTGGCCATGGCGGGCGCCCTTTCTGTACTCCGGACCATCGTGTCCCACCCCTTCCGGCTCCACCGCACGACAGAAGTCATCGGTACTCGGGGCGGTGTCTCGCCGGTCGGTTCGGGCGCCCGGTCGCCGGTCGGCTCGGCGTCCGATTCCCGCCAGCGTCCGGGCGCCCCGCCGACTTTCATTGAACCCGCAACCAGTTGGTTCTTCTCACGGAGGTTTCGGGATGTCCACGATGAACGGCACGGCGGTCCTGGTGACGGGCGGCAGCCGGGGGATCGGCGCGGCGACGACGGTGCGGCTGGCCCAGGAGGGCGCCGACGTGGCCTTCACCTACGTCCAGGACGAGGCGCGGGCCAAGGAGGTCGCCGCGCGGATCGAGGCGGCCGGCCGCAAGGCGCTGCCCCTGCGGGCCGACGCGGCCGACGCCGGGGACGCGGCGGGCGCGGTGGAGTGGGCGGCGGATGCCCTCGGCCGTCTCGACGTCCTGGTGAACAACGTCGGCGCCGGGGTCCTCGGCCCGCTGGAGTCGCTCTCCCTCGCGGACGTGGACCGGGTCCTGGCGGTGAACGTCCGGGCGGCCTTCCTCGCCTCGCAGGCGGCGGCCGCGCGACTGCCCGAGGGCGGCCGGATCGTCACGATCGGCACCTGCATGACCCAGCGGGTGCCGGGCCCCGGCGGGAGCCTCTACACGATGAGCAAGGCCGCGTTGATCGGCCTGACGAAGGCGCTCGCCCGGGAGCTGGGCGGGCGCGGCATCACGGCGAACATCGTCCACCCCGGCCCCGTCGACACCGACATGAACCCGGCGGACGGGCCGTACGCGGAGGGGCAGGCGGCCATGACGGCGCTCGGCCGCTTCGGCACCCCGGACGAGGTGGCGGCGATGGTCGCCTTCCTGGCGGGGCCGGGCGGGCGGTACGTGACGGGCGCCGAGTTCTCGGTGGACGGCGGGCACGCGGCCTAGGCGCGTCTGACGATCCCCAGGAGGGAACGGTTACGCGAGGGCGCACCGGTGCTGTCGGGTCGGTGCGCCCTCGCGGGCCGGGCGGGGTGTCGTGCCCGCCCAGTCGGTGGAGGAGTCGGTCAGCCGCCGAGCTCCTGGTGGCGGGCGGTCAGCCGCGCCGTACCGGCCTCCGTGAGGGAGCCGAAGAGACGGAGGCGGGAGATGCCGCCGTCCGGGTAGATGTCGATCCGGACGCGGGAGCCGACGGCCGGGGTGTCGAGCACGAACCGGTGGTTGGTGTCGGGCTGGAGGCGGGTCCGGGGCAGGATCTCGGTCCACTCCTCCGATCCCTCGGCCGCGACGGAGAGGGCGGCCCAGCCCGCGCTGTTGCCCTTGAGGTAGGCGGTGTCGATCTCGACGGCGCGGATCTCGGACTCGGCGACCAGGCCGTAGCGGATCCAGTCGTTGCCCTTGTCGCGGCGGCGGCGGGTCTCCCAGCCGTCGTCCATCTTGCGGGAGCGGCCCGGCTGGATGGTGTTGGTGGCCGGGGAGTAGAAGCGGTCCGAGGCGTCCTCGACCTGGCCGCCGTTCTCCAGGGCCGCGAGGTCGAAGGTGCCGAGGACACCGAGCCAGGCCGGGTCCGGGGCGACCTCGCCGTAGACGCGGAGGCGGGCGATGCCGCCGTCGGGGTGCTGGTTGACGCGCAGGTGCGTGAAGCGCTGCTCGACGTCGACGGCGAAGCCGTTGGCGGCGTGGCCGCCGACGGCGGTGCGCGGGACCAGCGTCGTCCACTTCACGTCGTCGGCGAGGAGCTCCTCGGGCGAGGGCGAGCCGGCCACGGAGGTGGCCTCGACGGAGACGGCCTGCGGGTAGTTGCCGCGGAAGTGGGCGGTGTCGACGACGATGCCGCGGACGACGCCGGGCGCGCCGAGGCGTACGAGGGCCCAGTCGTGGTCGTCCTCGGTGGGGTGCGGCTGCTGGGCCGAGACACCGCGGCGGCGGCGGGTCTCCCAGCCGTCCATGATCTTGCCCTTGTGGCCGAAGTGCTCGGGGTCGAACTCGGCGGCCTCGGGCTTGAGCAGGTTCTCGCGCTCGGCGAAGAACTCGTCGTTGGCCGCGATGACGCCCGCGCCCAGGCGCCGGTCCGCGAGGTCCGCGTACTGGGTGAAGGGGAAGTCGGCCGTCCGGTAGTCGGCGTACGGGTCGCCGCCGCCGTAGGGGCTCGCGTCACCGGTGAAGCTGGGTATGGACGACACGTCAGTTGTTCCTTTCGAGGAGGCGGCCGGAGGGCTCGGCGAGGGTGCCGTGGTCGGCGATCCGCTCTCCACGCAGCCAGGTGGAGGTGACGACGCCGCTGAGGGTCTTGCCCGCGTAGGCGGTGATCCGGTTGCGGTGCTGGAGCTCGGCCGGGTCGACGGTGAAGGTGGCGTCGGGGGCGAGGACGGCGAAGTCGGCGTCGCGGCCGGCCTCGATGGCGCCCTTGCGGGTGAGTCCGGCGAGCCGGGCCGGGCCCTCGGACATCCAGCGGACGACGTCCTCCAGGGTGTGGCCGCGGCGGCGGGCCTCGGTCCAGATGGCCGGCAGGCCGAGCTGGAGGGAGGAGATGCCGCCCCAGGCGGAGGCGAAGTCCGGGGTCTTCAGGTCGGCGGTGGACGGGGAGTGGTCGGAGACGATGCAGTCGATCGTGCCGTCCGCGAGCCCCTGCCACAGGGCGTCCTGGTTCGAGGCCTCGCGGATGGGCGGGCAGCACTTGAACTCGGTGGCGCCGTCCGGGATCTCCTCGGCGGTGAGCGTGAGGAAGTGCGGGCAGGACTCGACGGTGATCTTCACGCCCTCGGCCTTGGCGGCGGCGATGGCCGGCAGCGCGTCCGAGGAGGAGAGGTGCAGGACGTGGACGCGGGCGTTGAGCCGGCGGGCCTGGTTGATCAGGTTCTCGATGGCCGTGTTCTCGGCGTCCCGGGGGCGGGAGGCGAGGAAGTCGGCGTACGCGCCGCCCGACCGCTGGGGCGCGGCGGCGAGGTGGTGCGGGTCCTCGGCGTGCACGATCATCAGGCCGTCGAAGCCGGAGATCTCGGCGAGCGAGTTGGCCAGCTGCTCCTGGTCGAGCTCCGGGAACTCCTCGACGCCGGAGGGCGAGAGGAAGCACTTGAAGCCGAAGACGCCGGCGTCGTGGAGGGGGCGCAGGTCCTTGACGTTGTCGGGCAGGGCGCCGCCCCAGAAGCCGACGTCGATGTGGGCCTTGCTGCGGGCGACCTCCTGCTTGACGCGCAGGTTCTCCACGGTGGTGGTCGGGGGCAGCGAGTTGAGCGGCATGTCGAGCAGGGTGGTGATGCCGCCGACGGCGGCCGCGCGGGTGGCGGTCCAGAAGCCCTCCCACTCGGTGCGGCCCGGGTCGTTCACGTGGACGTGGGTGTCGACGAGTCCGGGGAGGACGACGTCGTCGCCGACGTCCTCGAGCCGGGCACCGGCGGGCACCTCGGCGTCGTACGGCAGCACGGCCGCGATCGTCCCTCCGGAGACGGCGATCGACGCCGGGCGCGTCCCCTCGGGGGTGATGACGCGTGTCGAGCGCAGGACCAGGTTGACGTCCACCCGTACCCCTTCTTGAAGCACTTCAACGGGAATTTCAACGAACTGTTGAAAAGGAGTCTTCACTTCCGAGCGAGGGGTCGTCAAGGGCACACTTCCAGCATCGGCCGCCGAGGGACCCGCCTTAGAGGTTTCCACAAAGTGGAATGGAAATTTCGTACAGTAGAAGGTAGCTCTACACATGCGAGCCGGACCCGGACCGCTCCGGGCCGTCACCTACACCGGACAAACACCCCCTGACCGGCGCTGACGCCAGTACCGGGGCCGTGTGCCCCGGTCGGCGGCCCGGTAGGCTGCTGCCTTGCCCGCCTGCCCCGAAAGGACCGTTGACGTGCCGACGTCCAGCGCCAGCACCACCGACGCCGCCAAGCCCGCCGCGAGCGGGGGCGTCCAGTCCCTTGAGCGCGCCTTCGACCTCCTGGAGCGGATGGCCGACGCCGGGGGCGAGGTAGGGCTGAGCGAGCTCTCCGCCAGCAGCGGACTTCCGCTCCCCACCATCCACCGCCTGATGCGCACCCTCGTCGCCTGCGGCTACGTGCGCCAGCAGCCCAACCGCCGCTACGCCCTCGGCCCCCGGCTCATCCGGCTCGGCGAGTCCGCCTCCCGCCTCCTCGGCACCTGGGCCCGCCCCTACCTGGCGCGGCTCGTCGAGGAGACCGGCGAGACCGCGAACATGGCGCTGCTCGACGGAGACGAGATCGTGTACGTCGCGCAGGTGCCGTCCAAGCACTCCATGCGCATGTTCACCGAGGTCGGCCGCCGGGTCCTGCCGCACTCGACCGGCGTCGGCAAGGCGCTCCTGGCGCACACGCCGGCGGAGGAGGTACGGGCGCTGCTCGCCCGCACCGGCATGCCGGCCGCCACCGAGAAGACCATCACCACGCCGGACGGCTTCCTCGACGCGCTCGTGGCGGTCCGCGAGACGGGCTACGCGGTCGACGACAACGAGCAGGAGATAGGAGTCCGCTGCCTCGCGGTCTCCGTCCCCGACTCCCCCACCGCGGCGGCCATCTCCATCTCGGGCCCGGCCGGCCGGGTCACCGAGGCGGCCACCGAGAAGATCGTCCCGATCCTCCAGGAAGTGGCCCGCGAACTGTCGGCGGCCCTGGCGAACACCTCGGGCAACGGCCAGGGCTGAGCCCCTCGTGGGGTCCGGCATCGACGGCGTGATCGAGGTGCGCGGGCCCGGCGGCCGCTGGGAGTCCTCCCTCGACCCGCCGGAGTCCGCGCTCCGGCGCGACCGGCACGCCCGGGAGGCCCTCTTCGGCTACGGCGGGGCCCTCCAGGTGGAACGGCCCCTGTTCGACCATCGAGGATGCCCGGACGGCGATGCGGGAACGGGCCGCCGTCCACGGCGACGAGAACGTCCGCCTGGTCGTCCGGTTCGGCTGACGGCGTACGTCCGGGCTCGGGGCGGACGGTGACGCCGGGCCGTCAGAGCCCCGGCGCACGCGGTGACACCAGGCCCGATTCGTAGGCCAGCACGACGAGTTGGGCCCGATCGCGGGCCCCGATCTTCGCCATGGCCCGGTTGACGTGGGTCTTCGCGGTCATCGGCGTGATCACCATGCGGTCGGCGATCTCGTCGTTGGACAGGCCCCGCGCGACCAGGGCGACGGCCTCGCGTTCACGGTTGGTCAGCTCCTCGAGACCGGCTCCGGCGCCCGTCTCGTAGGGCTCGGAGACGTACCGGTCGATGAGCCTGCGCGTGATCGACGGGGCGAGGAGGGCGTCACCGCGCGCCGCGACCCGTACGGCGTGCAGGAAGTCCTCCGGCAGGATGTCCTTGACCAGGAACCCGGCGGCGCCGGCGCGCAGCGCCTCGAAGACGTACTCGTCCAGGCCGTAGTTGGTCAGGATGACCACGTGCACCCCGGCCAGAGCCGGATCGGCGGCGACCCGCCGGGTCATCTCCACGCCGTCCACGACCGGCATCCGGATGTCGACAAGAGCGATGTCGGGCAGGCACTGCCCGGCCAGCGCCAGGCCCTCCCGCCCGTCGCCGGCCTCCCCCACCACCTCGATGTCGTCCTCCAGGTCGAGGAGCGCGCGGAAACCGCTGCGGATGAGCGGCTGGTCGTCGACCAGCAGGACGCGGATCACGAGGTCCGCTCCAGGGGGAGCCGGGCCCGGACGGTGAAGCCGCCCTCCGTGCGCG contains these protein-coding regions:
- a CDS encoding GntR family transcriptional regulator — encoded protein: MDRTSPVPLYFQLAQQLESAVENGTLAPGTLLGNEIDLATRLGLSRPTVRQAIQSLVDKGLLVRRRGVGTQVLHSRVRRPMELSSLYDDLAAAGQRPATRVLVNRLEPAAGPVAVALGLPEGTEVHYLERLRTAHGEPMAYLRNHLPAGLVDPDTERLETTGLYSVLRSAALTLHSARQAVGARAATAEEAALLDEPEGAPLLTMERVTFDDTGRAVEYGSHLYRATRYSFEFQLMVRP
- a CDS encoding PaaI family thioesterase, with the protein product MSDQTPALDLDLARKVLDAQPFSRLVGARLTEFGAGRAVLELDRRDELRQQNGFLHGGVLSYAADNAITFAAGAELGAAVLTAGFSIQYVRPATGGVLRARAEVVHAGRRQAVVRCDLSTVDEQGAETLCAVAQGTVLSAG
- a CDS encoding DMT family transporter; the protein is MSSIAAPVSLGAPRRAWLTDLPVLLVALVWGASYLAAKGITTGHTVIAVLVLRFAVVLPVLVAAGWSRLRALSAAQWRGAATLGLILSGIFLLETYGVVHTSATNAGLIISLTMIFTPLAEAAVTRALPPRAFLAAAALSVTGVVLLTQGGGFTAPSLGDLLMLLAALARTVHVLAMSRIKAVRSADSLSLTTVQLGSAVAVFAVIAALPGTGASPWAVALDFGPREWAGLLFLSVFCTLFAFFVQMWAVRRTSPSRVSLLLGTEPLWAAAAGIALAGDRPGALGLAGAVLVLAGTSWGRRTADKDAG
- a CDS encoding cytochrome P450 — its product is MSVIDLGEYGADFTANPYPYYEKLREAGPVHQVRTPDGATVWLVVGHEEARAALNDPRLSKSPSVLGTTMLDEELIGPNLLILDPPDHTRIRRLIAGEFTGRRVESLRPRVQRLTDELLDAMEPAGRADLVDALAFPLPITVICELLGVPAADRDSFRRWSNEIVAPSGAEPEREAIESLAAYLGELVEDKRAAGPTDDLLSALIAARAEDGDRLSLPELRGLAYLLLLAGHETTVNLIANAVRALLTHPEQLSALRADPGLLDGLIEETLRWEGPVETATYRFSREAVGFGETVIPAYEPVLVSLASSGRDPERFPDPDRFDITRDTRGHLAFGHGVHYCLGAPLARLEAQVALRTVLDRFPGLELDTDPGALDWLPGMLMRGTRHLPVRW
- a CDS encoding response regulator transcription factor, whose protein sequence is MTIRLIIVDDDPLVRAGLALMLGGADDLEIVGEGADGRDVPELVARHAPDVVLMDIRMPHVDGLTATERLRVGPGAPEVVVLTTFHADEQVLRALRAGAAGFVLKDTPPAEIVAAVRRVAAGDPVLSPAVTRQLMTHVAGQPDPAEPPERTRRTVAAERLAELAEREREVALAVGRGRSNAEIAAALYMSVPTVKTHVSRILAKLGLNNRVQIALLVHDAGLSEGEDEV
- a CDS encoding Gfo/Idh/MocA family oxidoreductase, whose translation is MRIGLIGTGRIGSFHAGVLARHPEVESLVLADADAGRAAGVAGALGAEAAPDVDALLGQALDAVVIASATAAHAELIARAARAGLPAFCEKPIALDVPRTLRALDAVAEAGTVLQLGFMRRFDAGYRAAREAVRSGRLGRLHTVRAVTSDPEPPPAAYLPLSGGLFRDCLVHDFDIVRWVTGREVVEVYATGSDTGPAMFREAGDVDTAAAVLTLDDGMLVTATATRCNGAGYDVRMELAGERDQIVVGLDDRTPLASVEPQGPPAPGKPWPGFLERFAPAYEAELDAFVRLVRGEAPNPCDGREALAALRIAEACERSRRERGPVRLAGVGEPAGGDGAGSAG
- a CDS encoding sensor histidine kinase; the encoded protein is MTRTDRQRWLLPSHLVEPGGSGAARPRRTARDWAVDTALFLLAAFVGLLAADASAQYTSETVTLLDQLAGAAACCALWLRRRWPVGLAVALSLANLVAPVAAGALLASLFSVAVRRPFREIAWIGALAVATSAAQVFVRPDPTTNAGLSVALGFILILLVTAWGMLVRSRRQLVEALRERARRAEAEAELRAAQAQRLAREAIAREMHDVLAHRLTLLSVHAGALEFRPDAPPEQIARAAGVIRDSAHEALQDLREIIGVLRAPGENGDGDRPQPTLATLDALVDESREAGTEVVLDTTVDDPAVVPAATGRTVYRIAQEALTNARKHAPGTTVTVTVRGRPGEGLTVDIHNPAPAGPVPHVPGSGQGLIGLTERAALAGGRLEHGPAPDGGFALHAWLPWPA